The Streptomyces halobius genomic interval ATATGCAGCTTGGTGTTGTACTCGACGGTGCGCACCAGCAGCTCCGGGCCGTCCTCCGAGTAGGCCGCGTTGAGCTTGGTGTGCCGGCCGGTGCCCGGGTACTTCTTGCCGGAGTCGGAGCCGACGAAGGACGGAATCTCGACGTCCGAGTCGCGGGGCAGCGAGATCAGCGTCGGGCCGTTGCTGCCGTCGTGCAGGATCATCATCGAGTCGGTGCGCTTGCCCTCGGCGGAGCCGGTGTGCAGCTTCTTCTTCTCCTCGGCGGACATGCCCTCGCGGCTGTCGGAGCCGACGATCAGGTAGTTCGTGCCGTCGCCCGTCTCCGGACGGTCGATGACCTTGCTCAGGTCCACCTCGCGGCGCATCTTGCCGTCCGCCCAGAAGTAGGTGGCCACCGAGGTGATGAGGAGGAGTGCGACCAGCGTCAGCACGGTCAGCTTGATGCGGCGGCCCCAGCGGGGGCGCGGCCGGGCGCCATAGCCGTCGCCGGGATTGCGGTAGCCGTCCCCGCCACCGCCGCGGCCTCCGCCGCCGTAGACCTGGCCGGTGTTGTAGCCGCTGTCGTAGTCGTCGTAGCCCTGGGACTGCGGCGGCACGGTGCCCCGGCGCGGGGACATCCGCGGGGGCAGCGGCGGTTCGCTGCGCGGGTAGCCGGGGCCGGCGTCGCGCCGCACCGTCGGCATGGCGCGCGCGGCCTCCGGGTCGGCGCCGCTGCCGCGTCCGTACCGGTTGCCACTCTGCTCGCTGGGCCACTCGTTCATACGGGGAAGTGTGCATGCCACGGGCCTGCTCCAATAGGTCGGGTGCCGGATCGGGCCAGGGCTGTTGCAGAGCTGATGCAAAGCGACGGCGCTGTTCCGCCGCATATCGCGAAGGGCTGTGACCATCCCGACGCGGACGATGAGCCGTGACCATTCCGACGCGGACGATGAAGCATCCATTCCGGATGGTTTCCGGCGTGGCCGGTGCGACCGATGTCACGGGGCGGCGGCCCATGGGCGCGTCGGCGGCGAGAGGTACGTGACGGGCGGCTCATGGGCGCGCGAGCGGCGAGAGGTACGTCACGGGCGGCGGCCCATGGGAGCGTGGGCGGCGAGAGCTACGTCACGGGCGGTGTGGAGCGGGGCCGTCACAGCCCCCGCTTAGGCTGGCCGCATGACCGAACTCGTCACCAACAGCCCGGACGGCGAGCCGGCCGGCAAGCCGACCTCCGTCTCGCGCACCACGCTGTCGCACATCATGACCGCCGCCGACACCAACCTCCTCGGCACGGTGCACGGTGGCGTGATCATGAAACTGGTCGATGATGCGGCGGGCGCGGTCGCCGGACGGCACTCCGGCGGGCCCGCGGTGACCGCGTCCATGGACGAGATGGCGTTCCTGGAGCCGGTGCGGGTCGGCGACCTGGTGCATGTGAAGGCCCAGGTGAACTGGACCGGCCGGTCCTCGATGGAGGTCGGCGTCCGGGTCCTGGCCGAGCGCTGGAACGAATCCAGCCCGCCGCAGCAGGTCGGCTCGGCCTATCTCGTCTTCGCCGCCGTCGACGAGCAGGGCAAACCGCGCCGGGTACCGCCGGTGCTCCCCGAGACCGAGCGGGACAAACGCCGCTACCAGGAGGCGCAGATCCGCCGTACGCATCGCCTCGCCCGGCGGCGCGCGATCATGGAGCTGCGCGAACGACGGGCCGCGGAAGGGCTCGACGACACATGAGCGAGCGCAGCATGGGGGTCTCCCCGGCCGGAGGCTGGGGGAGGATCATGGAAAGGTGCGCGGCTCGCGGGTGCGAGGCCGAGCGGAGCGAGGCTTCGGCATGAGCGTCACCACCAGCTGAGCCAGCGCGGCGAGCGCCGCGCCGAGGGCGGTGCCGGCCGCCGCGCACAGCACATCGTCGATATCGGCGATCCGCCCGGCCCGCATCACCAGCTGTGCCGCCTCGATCACCACACACAGGCCCACACCCAGCAGGAACGCCGCGGCGGCCGGCCAGCGCGGCGCCGCGAATCGCAGCAACAGCGGCACCGGCAGGAACAGCGCGGCATTGGCGATCTGCTGCCGTACCAGCATCGCCAGCTCCGCGGGCTGCAGCTGGGCGCCCGGGTCGAACAGCCCCTCACCGGGCCGCCACCACACCGTCGCGTCCCCGGAGCCGATCGGCTGGCTGGGGGCGAGCGTCGCCACCAGGAGGAGCAGCAGCCAGCCGCCCAGCAGCGCCACGGCCGTGGCGCGCGGCGCGCTGCTGCCCGGGGCGCGGGCGGCCCACAGGGCGAGCGCCAGCGCCAGGGCCAGCGAGAGGGCGAGGAAGAGCGTCACCGTGGTGGGGGTGATGCCCAGTACGACCTGCCACACGATGCGCTCCTTGAGGGATCCGAGCCTGTCTTCCGTGCCCTGAACTGCTCATCCGCAGTTCCTTTTCGTGACGAGATTGCTCATCCGCAGCTCCATTTCGTGACGAACACCGTCTTGCCGTGCTTCATGACGCCCCGGATGCATTCGTCGGGGAGCATCTGGACACGGCCGCTCAGGCCCACGGCGCCGCGCAGCGTGCGCCGGCTGCCGAACCAGCCGGGAAATGCGGTGATCTTGGCGTTCTTGCGCTGATAGCCCAGCCGTACGGTGATCTCGTCGCGGACGCCGTCCCGCCGGTACGTCGCGGTGTACGTCCCGTCCGCTCCCACCGGGCCGCGCAGACACAGCCGACCGTGCACCAGAGTGCCGCAGCCGGTCGGGTCGGCGGGGGCCGGCGGCGCCGCGGCCGCGGTCGCCGCTACCAGGAGGAGTGCCGCGATGGCGACCCCGGACCGCCGCACACAGCGGCGCGCGTCCGGGCGGCGGTCCACGGGCGGCCGGAACCTGGATCGGGGAGACCGGAACTTGGAACGGGGCGAGGGGACGGTCATGCGCACACCGCCTCGTCACCCGTGATCGCCGAGAACCCGTCCCCCTGCTGTGGCGGTTCCTGCGCCCGCACCGGCCGCACCGCTGTGAAGTCCCGGCCGACCGTCACCCGCATCACCGGGCCCTGCCCCGCCACCGGGCGCAGCTCCGCGCCGGGCAGCGCGGTCGCCAGCGAACGGGCCGAGCGGTTCCAGCGCGGGTCGTGGGCGATGACGGTGCGTGGGGTGTCCATGGGGGAGGGGGAGGCCGAGGCCGGCGGGACGGTGGCGGTATCGGCGGCGGCATGGCCCGGCACACCGGCGGCATGTCCGGGCACTCCGGTGATGGTGAAGCCGGTGGCGCGCAGCTGCTCCGCGACCGTGGTGTCCAGGCCGGGCTTCGGCGTGCCGTTGTCGACCTGCACCTGGATCCGGGCCGGCGGCACCTCCACGAGCGTGGCCGGCTTCTTCTTCTTGGCCGGGTGTACGGCCAGCGCCTCGTCCCGGCGGATGGCGTCGAAGAGCTGCCGCGACCGCACCGGGTCCCAGCGCACGGTCGAGCCGACGCCCGGCACCGTGACGGCTCCCTTGAGCAGCGGTACGGAGGTGAATTCCGAGGAGGACGGGGTGAAGTCGCGCATCGCCTGTCCGAGGTCGGCCATGTCATTGGCGTCGAAGCCGCCGTCGGCCCGTACGGACTCCAGGATCGTGTCGGTGACGTCCTTGAAACGGATGGGGTTCATCAGCACTCCGGAGGAGGTGATCTTGTCGATGAGGGCGGCCAGGAAGCGCTGCTGACGCTGCATCCGGCCGAGGTCGGCGGAGCCGTCGAGATGGCGTGCGCGCACGTACTGCAGCGCCTGGCCGCCGTTGAGCACGGTCTTGCCGGCGGGCAGGTCCAGGCCCGAATAGCTGTCCTTCAGCGGCCGTACGGTACAGATCTCCACTCCGCCGACCGCGTCCACGCTCCGCATGAAGCTGGTGAAGTCGACCTCCAGATAGTGGTCGATATGCACCCCCGTCATGTGCTCCACGGTCCGCACGGTGAGGCTGGGGCCGCCCTCCGCGTACGCCGCGTTCAGCTTGACGGGGTGTTTGGGACGTGGTGTGCCGGTGGCGTCGTCGGTATGGGCGGGGACCTCGGCGTACGAGTCGCGCGGCAGGCTGACGACGCTGGCGCGGTCCCGGTCGGCGGAGAGGTGCACCAGCATCAGGGTGTCGGCGCAGTGACAGGGATCGCCGCCCAGGTGGTAGCGGTCCTTCTCCTCCTTGGAGAGCTTGTCGCGGCGGTCCGTGCCGACGATCAGGAAGTTCAGGCCGCTGCCGCCCCCGGGCCGGTCGTTCATGCCCTTGAAGGCGTCCACCCGGCCGATGCCGCTCTCGACGCCGGTGAACATGGCGTGGCCGACGCCGCTCGCGGCCAGTACGAGCACGGACGCGGCCGCGTACGTCCGCAGCCGCCAGCGCTTCCGCGGCGGTTGCCGGCGCCCGGCCGGGCTGCCCGGCACCGGGCGGTGGCGTGGGGAGCGGAACGGCGCGGTCACGGGGGGACACCTCCGCGGCGGACGGATGTGAGCGGTGGCCGGGCCCGGTCATGGAGGCCCCCGCGTGAGCCGGGAGGGGGAGCGGCCGGGACGGGGGGAGGGGCGGACGAATACGGTCAGCCCACCGTAGTCCCATAAGATCGGCTGCAAAGCGTCACACGCCGGGCGCCGGCCGCCCGGCCACCCGGCTGCCGTCCGTCCCCGTCCCCCGTTCGCGGTAACGTGAACCGCGATACCGCAGTCTCCCGGCGAGCGCTGCCGTCGATGGCGGCCGCCGCGGGCCGTACCCCCGAGGAACCATGCCCCAGCAGCAGCCCCCGGCCGTCTCCGTGATCATGCCGGTGCTCAATGAGGAACGTCATCTGCGCAACGCGGTCCGGCACATCCTGGAGCAGGAGTACGCCGGTGAGATGGAGGTGGTGATCGCCCTCGGCCCGTCCACGGACCGTACGGACGAGATCGCCGCCGAACTCGTCGCCGAGACCGCGTCGAACCCCCGGGCCCGGGTGCGGACCGTGCCCAACCCGACCGGACGCACCCCCGCCGCGCTGAACGCCGCGATCAAGGCGTCGCGCCACCCGATCGTGGTACGCGTCGACGGCCACGGCATGCTCTCGCCGGACTACATCGCCACCGCGGTACGCCTCCTGGAGGAGACCGGTGCGCAGAACGTCGGCGGCATCATGCACGCCGAGGGCGAGAACGCCTGGGAGGACGCGGTCGCCGCCGCGATGACGTCGAAGATCGGCGTGGGCAACGCGGCCTTCCACACCGGCGGCGCGGCGGGCCCCGCCGAGACCGTCTACCTGGGTGTCTTCCGGCGGGAGGCGCTGGAGCAGCAGGGCGGCTACAACGAGGAGTTCATCCGCGCCCAGGACTGGGAGCTGAACTTCCGCATCCGTGAGGCCGGTGGCCGGATCTGGTTCTCACCGGAGCTGAAGGTCCGGTACCGGCCCCGCCCGAGCATCAGGGCGCTGGCCAAGCAGTACAAGGACTACGGCAAGTGGCGGCACGTCGTCGCCCGTTACCACGCCGGCTCGATCAACCTCCGGTATCTGGCGCCGCCGACCGCGGTGTGCGCGATCGCGGCGGGCGTGGTCGTCGGCGCGGCCCTGACGCCGTGGGGGTTCGTCGTCCCGGCCGGCTATCTCGCGGCCATCACGGCGGGTTCGGTGCCGGCCGGCAAGGGGCTGTCCCTGAAGGCGCGCGCCCAGATCCCGGTGGCGCTGGCCACCATGCACATGTCGTGGGGTGTGGGCTTCCTGACCAGCCCGCGCTCCCTCGCCAGGAAGGTCATCGCCAGCCGCCGGCCGGCGGTGGTCGCCTCGTCGTCGGGTGCGGAGTAGGGGGTGCCTTCGGCCCCCCACCCCCCTGGAACGTGTACTGCGAATTCACCTTCATACACGCCTTGTCGTCCTCGCCGTTGAGCGCGTCCGCGCTGTCCGGGGCCTTGTCCGCCGGCTTGTCGTCACCCGCCTTCTTCGGGTACTCCGTCCCGGAGCGCCAGTCGTTGCCCACCACCAGCCGGAGCTCGGTGGCCGTACTGGACTCCCGTACCGCGCTCTTGGGCAGACCGAGGGCCTTGGCGAGCGCGAGCGCGTCGCCCCGCCGCTCCTTGCCCTTGTAGGTGAGCGTGGTGTCCGCCTGCCTGGTGAGACCGGTGTCGGTGCCGGCCGCCGTGTAGCCGAGGCCGGCCAGTCGCTGCTGGATGACGCCCGCACGGCCCGAGACCGGTCCCGAGAGGCTGCTGTTGGTGCCGTTCTGCACGACAACCTTCAGCTCGCTCTTGGGAGTTGACGGCTTGGGATCGGGCGACGGCTTCTTCTCGGCGTCCTTGCCGTCCAGCGCGATGTCGTTGCGCAGCAGCGCGAAGGTCTGCTCCGCCTCGCCGGGCTTGGGGATGACGTACTGCTCGCCGGCGCTGTACTGCCACGGCATGGTGGCCATCGTGATGCGCTTGGTCGGCACCCGCTGGAGGTCACCGCCCAGGTCGTAGAGTTTCTTGACGGTGTCGAGCTCTTCGTCGACGGTCAGCGCCTTGGTCGCGGCCTCCGCCAGATCGCGCAGCTCTCCGGGGTTGGTGAGCTTGGCGTCCTTCTTCAGCTGGCGGACCATCGAATTCATGTACATGTGCTGGGCCTTGGCCCGGCCGATGTCGGTGTTGTCCTCGAACCCGTAGCGGGTGCGCAGCCATTGGAGGGCCTGGACGCCCTTGACGGCGTGGGTGCCCTTCGTCAGCCGCAGTCCGCTGCCATGGCCCTTGCTGTCGTGCGAGTAGATATTGCGGTCGACGCACACCGGGACGCCGCCGATGGCGTCCGCCATGTCCACCACACCGGCGAAGTCGACCATCATGAAGTGGTCGATGTAAATGCCGGTCAGTTCCTGCCAGGTGGCCAGCGTGCAGCCCGGACCGCCGTGCTGGAGCGACTGGTTGATGGCACCGGTGGTCTGCGGATAGACCGTTCCGTCCTTGGGGTCGGTGCACTGGGGTATCCGTACACGGGTGTCCCGCGGGATGGACATCACCGACATGTTGCTGCGGTCGGCGGAGACATGCAGCAGCATCTGGACGTCGGCCAGCGGCTTGCGGTCGGCGTCCTGCCGGGCGCCGCCGAGCTCGATGTTCTCCTTCTTGTCCCGGCCGTCGGAACCCAGCAGCAGGATGTTGAGCGGGGTCTGCCCGAACGCGTTGGGGTCCGGCTTCTTCAGGCCGCCGCCGCCCAGGTTTCTCGGAGCCTTGCGCAGGTTGGAGTTGAGGTGCTCGTAGTAGAGATAACCGGCGGCCGCCCCGCAGACCAGCAGCAGGCAGAGACCCAGGGCCGTCCAGCGCAGCACTTTGCGGCCCTTGCCACGGCGCTCCCGCCGCGCTCTGCGGCGGCCGCCCCCGCCGGACGGGCCGTCACCCGCGTCGGCCGGTACGGCACCCTCCTCGGGCGGCTCCCAGCCCGGCGCGTCCGGTGGCAGGCCGCCGTCTTCGTAGGGACTGTCGTCCCAGCCCAGCGCCTGGGCACCCCCCGGGCCCCGACTCCCGTCACCACGCACACTGCTCTGCCGCATTCGGCCCTCTCCCCGTTGTCAGTTCTGTGGTGCGCTCGGCGCCCCTGGGAGGCGGCCGGTTCTCACTCTGTTCACTTGTGACGCAGATGTTCTTGTCTTCGTTCACTTGGCGCAGATGTTCTTGTCACCCGCGTTGACGTTCTGCACATCGTCAGGTGTTTCGGTAGGCGCCTCGATCGGCGTGCCCGGTGTCGTGAAGTCCTTGCCGAGAATGAGCTTCATCGGTACGCGGTCGCCGGCGTCCTGCGACGACTTCTTCAGCGCGCTCTTCGGCAGCCCCATCCACTCGGCGAGCGTGGCGGCCTGGTCGGCCTGGTTCGGGGCGTATTCGAGACGGGTGGTGGCCGCCTTCGACGGGGCGTTGCCGGCGTTGGTGGAGAGCTTGGCCGCCTTGACGTTCTGCAGCCAGTCCACGGTCTCCTGTGCCGCGCCGATCTGCCCGCTGCCGTTGCTGACATCGACCCGGACGAGCTCCGGCGGGGCCTTCTTGACCGGCGCGCCCTTCTTCTTGCCCTTGGACTTCTTGCCCTTGACCAGGGGGTGGTCCGCCTGCACCATCCGGAACAGCGGCTCCGCGCTGGCTTTGTTCAGTATGACGGTGGCCGGGTCCCTGGGGTTGTCCAGCACCGGCACCGTCGCGAAGGTGATCTTGTCGATGTCGACCTTCTTGAGGTCGTTGCCGAAGGCCAGCAGCTTCTTCGCGCTGCCGATACCGGTGTCGACGGTGAGTGCCTTGGTCGCCGCCTGGCTGACGCTGAGAAGCTTGCTGGGGCTGGAGAACGCGTCGGACTTCAGCTTGCGGATCAGCGAGCCGAGGAACTGTTGCTGCATCTTGATCCGGTCCAGGTCGCTGCCGAATCCGACGGCGTGCCGGGTACGGACGAACGCCAGCGCCTGCTCGCCCTTGACGATGTGCCGGCCGGCCGACAACTTCAGATGTGACTTGGGGTCGTTGATGGGTTTGGCCGTGCACACCTCGACGCCGTCGACCGCCTCGGACAGCTCCTTGACCGCGTTGAAATCGGCCATCATGAAGTGATTGATCTTCAGGCCGGTCAGCTTTTCGACGGTGCGCCAGGTGCAGCCCGGATCGCGGCCCTCCTGGCCGAGGCTGGTGTTGAAGCGCGCTCCCTGCTGGCCCGGGATGGTCTTCTCCGAGCCGTCCGCCTGCTTCGTCGGACAGTCCGGGATGTCGGTGATCAAGTCGCGCGGGATGCTCAACGCCGTCGCGTTGGACCGGTCTTCGGAGACATGCATCAGGATCGTGGTGTCCGCGTGCCCGACGCTGCCGGCATCGCCGTAGCCCTGGTTGCCCTTACCGGAGCGGGCGTCCGTGCCGATGATGAGGAGATTGACCGGGCCGTCGGTGACCGCGGGGTGCTCCTCGCCGACGTCGACCTTGCTGATATTGCCGTTCAGCTCCTGGTACAGGTAGAACACGCCGCCGCCGGCGGCGACGAGGACGAACCCCAGCGTCCCGGCCGTCCAGTACAGCGCCTTCTTCTTCCCGGACTTCTTCGGCTTGCGCTTACGGCGGCTCACCGGGCCCGCCGCTGATCCCATCGCCGCGCGCTCGGCGGCCCGTCGCGACGCCCGGCCGCCGGTGGGACGCTCGCCCGCCCCCTCTGCGACGGCCTCGCGACGGCGGCCGCGCTGGGTCGGCAGCGGGCGGGTGTCGGTGTCCCCGCCCGAGGAGGCCGAGGCCGTGCTCGTCGTGCGGCCGGTCGGCTGCGCCTGGGCACGTCTGGAGCGGGACCCGGTGCGGGGGGAGGGCCGAGCCACCGCCTGACCGGCAGGGTCAAGTCGCAGCTCGTAGTTCCCGGTGTCCGGATCGAACACCCACTGATCGGCGGGATCGACATTGTCGCCCGCACGCCCACGGCCTTGCGCGTCCACGGTGCCTTGAGTCCTCCGTCGGCGCCATCCCCTCAAGGCGCTCGGTCGGTCGATTGTGCGCTACACGGTTAACACGGTCACAGGTAACGGTCCGCCGAGTCCGGCAGACCGGAGCGCTCACACTATCCGCCCAGTTCAGCGTCGAGCGACGTCCGTGACAAATTCCACGTCCCTACAACTGGGCAATCCGCCCATTCCAATCGAGTCGTTGAGCGTACCTTTGCGTCGTCTTTATTCGCAGATCCCGCGTTCTGCGGTGGTTCCCGGAAAGGTCGGATCGGGACTTCCGGAGGGCGGGCGTGTTCCGGTGGCTTCGCCGTCCGGGGACGTGACTTCCCGGTCCTCCGCCGACCCCACCTTCACCGGAAGGTCCCTGCGCAGCTGCTCGAAGAGCTGCCCCGCGGCCGGCTGCACCAGCTCATCACGGCCGGGGTCGTAGCGGTAGGCCGTACGCGGCACGGTCAGGAACTGGATCCGTCCGGTGGGAATGCCACGCATGCTGCGGACCAATTCGTACAGCCCGGTGAGCGAAGCCAGATCCTCGTCCGTGGTGAGCGAACTCGTCGCGGCATCCAACAGCGGATACATCCGCGTCGGATTGAGGAGCACACCATTACTCTTCACTTTCTTCACGAGAGCGCCAAGGAACTCCTGTTGCCGTTCCATACGCTGGGTGTCGCTTCCGTTGCCCAAGCTCTTTCTGGCCCGGACATAGCCCAGTGCCGCCTCCCCGCGCAGTGTCTGGCGTCCCGCGGGCAGTACGAGATGTGCTTCCGGGTCGTTGATGGGCCGCGGCAGGCAGACCTCGACGCCGTCGATCGCGTCCACCATCTTCTTGAAACCGACGAAGTCGATGATCATGTGGTGGGTGATCCGGATACCGCTCATCTTCTCGACGGTACGGATCGTGCACGCGGCGCCCGCGAACTGGAAAGTCCAGTTGAACTGCACCGTTTGAGCGTCGACCTCCTTGCCGTCGGAGCGCCTGCAGTGCGGCGCCCGCACCATCAGGTCACGCGGGATGCTCACCGCGGTGGCGCTCTTCCGGTCCGCCGCGAGGTGCAGCAGGATCGTGGTGTCCGAGCGCTGGGTGCCGTTGTCCGTGCCGTACTCCCCGTTGCCGTCACCGCGCGTGTCGGAGCCGATCAGCAGGATGTTCTCGGCGTTCGGCGGGCCCGGGTCGGGCCGCTCCGCCTCGTACTTCTCCAGCTCGTTCTGGGTGTCGCGGTCGCTGCGGATATTGCCGTTGAGCTTGGTGAAGAGCGCCCAGCCGGTACCGGCCGCGAGCAGTACCAGCGCGGCGAAGCCGAGCGCGGTCCAGCGCATCCAGCCACGGCGGGAGCGCAGGGCAGGCGGCGGGGGGCCGTCGGACCCCCGCCGCCCCCCGGGGCGCTCGGGCCAGCCGCCGAATCTGGTCACGTGTGCGTCCCTCCCTCACGGAGTCGGCGGCGCGCCCGTATGCGGGGCCCGGTACTACAGGAGACGGGCGGACCCCGCGCAAGGTTGTACGCACTTGGGTGGTGGCACGTGCTCCAGGTTTGCCCTGTGCAGGGCTTTCCCCGCACAGGGTTTTCCCCGTGCTCACGGTTTTCCCGCACTCAAGGTTTTCCCGTATTCAAGGGTTTCCCGTACGCACGAGCATGGACCGAAAACGGCGGACCGGCCGGCCTTCGAGGGGCTCCGGTCCGCCGGACGGGGGAGCGACGGCCCCGGGTGGGCACCTCGTGTACCTCCCCACGCCCGAACGACGGCGCGGGGAACCCCCGCCGCTATGACCGGGAAGGCCCCGGAGCCTTGAACGTGATCTTCTCGCTGGTCTCGCGGGCTGCCGCCCCGTCAGCGTCCAGCAGCTCCGCATGGCGGCACAGCACCACCGAGCCGCCCGCCGCCAGCGGTGCGTACAGCCCGTACGACAGTCCCTGCCAGCTGTCGTACGGCAGCGCCGACAACACCCGCGGCGCCTGCGGCATCCCGGCCGCGGCGGCGTCGGCCAGGGCACGCGCCCCGATCCCGGCGCCGGTCAGCTCCGCCCCGTCGACGACCAGCGCCGGCGCGCCCGGGGCCACCGGAGCGAACGGGGCGAACCGGTCGCCCTGCGACGGCACCTCGACGGCGTAGTCCGCGAAGCCCGCCACGGGCTGCGGGAAGCGGCCGCCCAGTGGGCGCAGTGCCAGCGCCACCCGTTCACCTGAACAGGCGCGCGCCGCGTCGAGCGTGTCCGGGCCGCTGACGACGAGGTCCGCCGCGGCCGGATCGCCGCCGACGTCCGCGACCACGCCGACCGAGGAGCAGGCCAGCAGCCAGACGGCGGTCTGCCAGTGGGCGGGCAGCAGAAGCGCGAGCCGGTCGCCGGGCTCGGCGGCCAGATCACCCTGGAGAAGGTTGGCCGTCTTCGCCACCCAGTTGGCGAAGGTGGCGACGGACAGTTCCACGCGCTCACCGGTGGCGTCGTCGTAGAAGGTCACCAGGGGGCGGGCCGGGTCCGCGGCGAGGGCGGAATGCAGGAGGTCGGCAGGGGTGGGGTTGGCGTTCATCGCGCCTAGCGTACGCGGCGCTTGGTCCGGGCCGGCTGAGTGCTCCGCTGGGCTTTGCCTGGGCCGACGCTTTGGCTGTCCCGCCGTTGCGCCTGCGGCGGGCGTGGGTTTTTCGGGTGCGGTGACGGGCCTCCGGACTCCGTCCTGCGGCCCTCCCCCATAGCCTGAAGGGCAGGGGAGGTGCCCCCATCCTCCCGACGGTGGGTGGTAGGGGCCGGTGGGACACATGTCGTCTGTCGGGTGCCTGTGATCGCGACCACGGGGGGCACATGACCGACGACGTGTACCCCCACCGGTCTTCTTCCCACTCCCTCGGGAGGTGCTGGA includes:
- a CDS encoding TIGR03089 family protein, whose protein sequence is MNANPTPADLLHSALAADPARPLVTFYDDATGERVELSVATFANWVAKTANLLQGDLAAEPGDRLALLLPAHWQTAVWLLACSSVGVVADVGGDPAAADLVVSGPDTLDAARACSGERVALALRPLGGRFPQPVAGFADYAVEVPSQGDRFAPFAPVAPGAPALVVDGAELTGAGIGARALADAAAAGMPQAPRVLSALPYDSWQGLSYGLYAPLAAGGSVVLCRHAELLDADGAAARETSEKITFKAPGPSRS